A portion of the Sulfurospirillum diekertiae genome contains these proteins:
- a CDS encoding NifB/NifX family molybdenum-iron cluster-binding protein, with the protein MTIIFPTMKDEGIGAKRGAHFGKATFYTAVTVEDGVVKEVKVHKNPGHVTGGCANAVANIQALGADTLVVSGIGGEPLKKFLAVNVSVYFDDKNETVEDSLRDFLAGKTAKIDPNHTCAHH; encoded by the coding sequence ATGACAATTATATTTCCAACCATGAAAGACGAAGGGATTGGAGCAAAGAGAGGCGCACATTTTGGTAAGGCAACTTTTTATACAGCCGTTACGGTTGAAGATGGTGTGGTGAAAGAGGTCAAGGTGCATAAAAACCCTGGTCATGTAACGGGAGGATGTGCGAATGCTGTGGCAAACATACAAGCTTTAGGTGCTGATACATTGGTAGTTTCAGGCATCGGTGGAGAGCCTTTAAAAAAGTTTTTAGCGGTGAATGTTTCTGTCTATTTTGATGATAAAAATGAAACGGTAGAAGATTCGTTAAGAGATTTTCTAGCCGGAAAAACAGCTAAAATTGACCCAAACCATACGTGTGCTCACCATTAA
- a CDS encoding cytochrome ubiquinol oxidase subunit I produces the protein MDHTLLVELSRAQFALTALYHWLFVPLTLGLSFIIAMMESIYVKTKNPEWKKLTKFWMTLFAINFAIGLATGIILEFEFGTNWSNYSWIVGDLFGAPLAIEGIMAFFLESTFFAVMFFGWDKVSPKMHLFSTWLVAIGSNLSALWILVANGWMQHPVGMEFNLERARFEMKSFADVLFNPNAVSKFLHTIGSGYVMGSLFVVGVSSWFLLKNRHTLFAKRSIIVGASFGFLASIFLLVTGDESAHQVALSQPTKLAAMEGLYDGKHRAGIVAIGQLNTNKKIGDTQDEFIWSIEIPYALSFLGFHNINAFVPGIDDLVLGNTILGIESAQSKLDKGKLALEALRTYKEAQQMNNVPTQEEALALFRTNEAYLGYGYLDKPEKIIPPIALTFYSFHIMVGLGSWFLALFFFVLYFSMIGKIGSKKLLLYAGLFSIPLGYIAGEAGWIVAEVGRQPWAIQGMLPVGMASSHIDEVSVMITLGLFAIIFTALLIAEVKIMLKQITIGPEEA, from the coding sequence ATGGATCACACCCTTCTTGTTGAGTTATCGCGTGCGCAATTTGCGCTTACGGCGTTGTATCACTGGCTTTTTGTCCCGCTTACACTAGGACTTTCATTTATCATTGCTATGATGGAGAGCATCTATGTCAAAACAAAAAATCCTGAGTGGAAAAAGTTGACCAAATTTTGGATGACGCTCTTTGCAATCAATTTTGCGATCGGTCTTGCTACGGGCATTATCTTAGAGTTTGAATTTGGTACAAACTGGTCGAATTACTCGTGGATCGTGGGTGATCTTTTTGGAGCACCTTTGGCGATTGAAGGCATTATGGCGTTCTTCTTAGAGTCGACTTTTTTTGCCGTGATGTTTTTTGGCTGGGATAAAGTTTCCCCTAAAATGCACCTCTTCTCCACATGGCTCGTCGCCATTGGCTCGAACCTCTCAGCACTTTGGATACTTGTAGCCAATGGTTGGATGCAACATCCTGTGGGAATGGAATTTAACCTTGAGAGAGCGCGTTTTGAGATGAAAAGCTTTGCCGACGTTCTCTTTAACCCCAACGCCGTTTCCAAATTTTTACACACGATTGGCAGTGGTTATGTGATGGGCTCCCTCTTTGTCGTGGGGGTAAGCAGTTGGTTCTTACTCAAAAATCGCCATACGCTTTTCGCCAAACGCAGCATCATTGTGGGCGCTTCTTTTGGATTTTTGGCTTCCATTTTCTTGCTGGTTACAGGCGATGAGTCCGCGCATCAAGTTGCCCTTAGTCAACCGACCAAACTGGCTGCGATGGAAGGGCTTTACGATGGAAAACATCGAGCAGGCATCGTGGCGATCGGTCAGTTGAATACAAACAAAAAAATTGGCGATACGCAAGATGAATTTATCTGGTCGATTGAGATTCCTTACGCACTCTCTTTTCTAGGGTTTCACAACATCAACGCGTTTGTACCGGGCATTGATGATCTCGTACTTGGAAACACAATACTGGGTATTGAGTCTGCTCAAAGCAAACTGGACAAAGGCAAACTGGCGTTAGAGGCGTTGCGTACCTACAAAGAAGCGCAGCAGATGAATAATGTTCCAACTCAAGAAGAAGCTTTAGCACTGTTTCGTACCAATGAGGCTTATTTGGGCTATGGCTACTTAGATAAACCCGAAAAAATTATTCCTCCCATTGCATTGACTTTTTACAGCTTTCACATCATGGTAGGCTTAGGCAGTTGGTTTTTGGCACTCTTCTTTTTCGTACTCTACTTTAGTATGATCGGCAAGATTGGGAGCAAAAAACTCCTCCTTTATGCGGGTCTTTTCTCCATTCCTTTGGGTTACATCGCAGGCGAAGCGGGTTGGATTGTGGCAGAAGTCGGCAGACAGCCGTGGGCGATTCAGGGCATGCTGCCTGTGGGCATGGCGAGTTCGCACATTGATGAAGTCTCAGTCATGATCACACTAGGACTTTTTGCGATTATCTTTACTGCACTTTTAATTGCGGAAGTGAAAATCATGCTGAAACAAATTACAATCGGACCTGAGGAGGCATAA
- a CDS encoding SLAC1 anion channel family protein, with translation MDEVLTCENSRVKFFPIMMYAMVMGMSGLTIMYQKAALWLGFTDMIGHLLMMVSTTLFVVISLIYLSKYIKYTPMVKKEFSHPIRLNFFAAISISMLMLAIIYKEVNVNVASMFWYTGTVLHFYLTMYTISFWINNNQELDHSNPAWFIPVVGNVLVPVGGVGFASQGVLMYFFSCGIFFWVILFAILLNRIIFHHQLAVKFMPTMFILIAPPAVGFLAYYKMYGVIDVFATMLFNLALFFTLLVAFMYKNFIKIKFFISWWAFVFPLAAMSISAMLMYHETKDVILLSLSYVMVGVTTMVISVVMYQTVSHVLKGEICVQE, from the coding sequence ATGGATGAGGTTCTTACGTGCGAGAACAGTAGAGTAAAATTTTTCCCTATCATGATGTATGCGATGGTTATGGGAATGAGTGGTTTAACGATTATGTACCAAAAAGCTGCCCTTTGGTTAGGCTTTACAGATATGATTGGTCATCTCTTAATGATGGTTTCAACCACATTATTTGTTGTTATTTCTCTCATCTATCTTAGTAAATACATCAAATATACACCCATGGTAAAAAAAGAGTTTTCACACCCCATTAGACTCAATTTTTTTGCAGCGATTTCGATTTCGATGTTAATGCTAGCGATTATTTATAAAGAGGTCAATGTCAATGTCGCTTCTATGTTTTGGTATACAGGAACGGTTTTGCATTTTTACCTTACCATGTACACGATCTCTTTTTGGATCAATAATAATCAAGAACTAGACCACTCTAATCCTGCATGGTTTATTCCTGTGGTGGGCAATGTCCTTGTTCCTGTGGGCGGTGTAGGGTTTGCAAGCCAAGGGGTTCTGATGTACTTTTTTAGCTGTGGTATCTTTTTTTGGGTAATTCTGTTTGCCATTTTACTCAATCGTATTATTTTTCACCATCAATTAGCCGTAAAGTTTATGCCAACGATGTTTATTCTTATCGCTCCACCCGCGGTTGGCTTTCTGGCATACTACAAAATGTACGGTGTGATTGATGTTTTTGCCACGATGTTGTTCAATCTTGCCCTTTTCTTTACGCTTTTAGTCGCTTTCATGTACAAAAATTTCATTAAAATCAAATTTTTCATCTCTTGGTGGGCCTTTGTTTTTCCCCTTGCAGCTATGAGTATCAGCGCGATGTTAATGTATCATGAAACTAAAGATGTTATACTTTTATCACTCTCGTATGTGATGGTTGGTGTGACAACAATGGTCATCTCTGTTGTGATGTATCAAACGGTATCGCATGTGCTCAAAGGTGAAATCTGCGTACAAGAGTAA
- a CDS encoding DUF4492 domain-containing protein, whose translation MQWVKQIVFFYRDGFKQMRVGKQLWLIIAIKFFLFFVVLKLFFFPNILQTHFSNDTQRADSVLEHLMQK comes from the coding sequence ATGCAGTGGGTTAAACAGATCGTTTTTTTCTACCGTGATGGTTTTAAACAGATGCGCGTTGGCAAACAGCTCTGGCTCATTATTGCCATTAAGTTTTTCCTTTTTTTTGTTGTTCTAAAGCTCTTCTTTTTCCCCAATATCCTCCAAACACACTTTTCAAATGACACACAAAGAGCAGACTCTGTGCTGGAACATTTGATGCAAAAATAA
- a CDS encoding DUF6858 family protein, whose product MEKTLFLDQYPIHSLTLKKEGFRYQHMSQIVDYFKEKINADPVAHFIAIFDHYAHTKALGGEMMEGLKDVQNVIFCFGKTIQNTKIVAVRPRSIGICEFEDRFVIEFMEAPKEEIHTIMQLWIKALVA is encoded by the coding sequence ATGGAAAAAACACTCTTTTTAGATCAATATCCTATTCATTCACTAACCCTGAAGAAAGAAGGATTTCGTTATCAGCATATGTCCCAAATCGTTGATTATTTTAAAGAGAAGATCAACGCTGATCCTGTGGCGCACTTTATCGCAATTTTTGACCATTATGCCCACACCAAAGCACTGGGTGGAGAGATGATGGAAGGGCTCAAAGATGTTCAAAATGTTATTTTTTGTTTTGGAAAGACTATCCAAAATACCAAAATCGTAGCAGTCCGTCCACGAAGTATCGGAATCTGTGAGTTTGAAGATCGCTTTGTGATTGAATTTATGGAAGCACCCAAAGAGGAGATTCATACGATTATGCAACTGTGGATAAAAGCCTTGGTAGCTTAA
- a CDS encoding DUF134 domain-containing protein, whose product MQTHQETITLLSEEVEALYLMDLLELYQEEAAQKMEVSRPTFARIIKSARNKVALALLGGHTLHLENTKERYVVALCSENETSPYSSLSPKSRYIHFFTLENHHISEHQMIPNPLTSNQMKPPLVLTELFVNQRVNVFVTGTIGQGFKSMLSTKGIPVLLKEEITDEEITALW is encoded by the coding sequence ATTCAAACACATCAAGAGACGATCACACTTTTATCCGAAGAGGTGGAAGCGCTTTATCTTATGGATTTATTGGAGTTGTATCAAGAAGAAGCCGCACAAAAGATGGAAGTTTCTCGCCCTACGTTTGCACGTATTATTAAATCTGCTCGAAATAAGGTGGCTTTAGCACTACTGGGTGGACATACGTTACATCTGGAAAATACGAAAGAGCGTTATGTGGTTGCACTCTGCAGTGAAAATGAAACCTCCCCTTATAGCTCTTTGAGCCCTAAAAGCAGATACATTCATTTTTTTACACTTGAAAATCATCACATTAGTGAGCACCAGATGATTCCAAATCCTCTGACATCCAACCAGATGAAACCCCCTTTAGTCTTAACAGAGCTTTTTGTCAATCAACGTGTCAATGTATTTGTCACGGGAACCATTGGGCAAGGATTTAAAAGCATGCTTTCCACAAAAGGAATACCCGTGCTTTTAAAAGAAGAAATTACAGACGAAGAGATTACGGCACTTTGGTAG
- a CDS encoding PAS domain-containing protein encodes MQTMYQMFIETIVPSDELIVSRTDLHGNITYANETFAHISGYEIDELIGKPHNIVRHPDMPHSVFRTLWQTLKQEQMWKGYVKNLRKDGGYYWVYAEVSGVYKDGVLVEYKSLRAPIEEETKIKMQREYDEKCEQEEGKSRVVVYLKSDIVHKVETLAREKACLGDTIMNDILSDSLF; translated from the coding sequence ATGCAAACGATGTATCAGATGTTTATTGAAACTATTGTGCCAAGTGATGAGCTTATTGTCTCTCGTACCGATTTGCATGGAAACATAACCTACGCCAATGAAACGTTTGCCCATATTTCGGGCTATGAGATTGATGAACTCATTGGAAAACCCCATAACATCGTTCGTCATCCCGATATGCCTCATTCCGTTTTCAGGACACTCTGGCAGACTTTGAAGCAAGAGCAGATGTGGAAAGGGTATGTCAAAAATCTGCGAAAAGATGGCGGTTACTACTGGGTTTACGCCGAAGTTTCAGGTGTCTATAAAGATGGCGTATTGGTTGAATACAAATCATTGCGAGCACCTATAGAAGAAGAGACGAAAATTAAGATGCAGCGCGAATATGATGAAAAATGTGAACAAGAAGAGGGAAAAAGCCGAGTTGTTGTCTATTTGAAAAGCGATATTGTTCATAAAGTTGAAACACTTGCACGTGAAAAAGCCTGTTTAGGCGATACGATCATGAATGACATTTTAAGCGATTCCCTCTTTTAA
- a CDS encoding NifB/NifX family molybdenum-iron cluster-binding protein, whose translation MIAVPVKTEKGDVIAPLFGKANYFSLIDAQGHIATRECSVQGGMNVVPWLQNLGVKTVLLNHVGEKPFHALLGAGIDIYYVGKERIMLKEALDQLHKGTLEKVTVMNYMKLLGDDGDHHDSGGCGCGH comes from the coding sequence ATGATAGCAGTACCTGTTAAAACAGAAAAAGGCGATGTGATAGCACCTCTTTTTGGAAAAGCAAACTATTTTAGTTTGATCGATGCGCAAGGTCATATAGCAACACGCGAATGCAGTGTTCAAGGAGGCATGAATGTTGTCCCTTGGTTACAAAATTTGGGCGTTAAAACGGTTTTACTCAATCACGTAGGCGAAAAACCTTTTCATGCACTTTTGGGTGCAGGCATCGATATTTATTATGTCGGGAAAGAGCGAATTATGCTCAAAGAGGCTTTGGATCAATTGCATAAGGGCACACTTGAAAAAGTGACAGTTATGAATTATATGAAGCTTCTAGGCGATGACGGAGATCATCATGATAGTGGTGGTTGTGGCTGTGGGCACTAA
- the ychF gene encoding redox-regulated ATPase YchF, translating into MGLGVGIVGLPNVGKSTTFNALTKAQNAESANYPFCTIEPNKAVVPVPDPRLEELAKIVNPERIQHSTVDFVDIAGLVKGASAGEGLGNQFLSNIREVEVILHMVRCFEDENITHVENSINPLRDIEIIESELIFADVQQLDKKLDRLKRQAKVDKSAAGIAEIAEALRAHLDEIKPVSTFARREDENFQILDKELRFLSNKTIIYGANVDEAGLLEENDFVKAVKEHAKAVGADVVVLCAKVEEEMIALEDDEAEEFLKELGIEESGLKQIIRLAFDKLGLASYFTAGVKEVRAWTIEKGWKAPKAASVIHNDFEKGFIRAEVIGYNDFIAYKGETGSKEAGKMRLEGKEYVVQDGDVMHFRFNV; encoded by the coding sequence ATGGGTTTAGGTGTCGGTATCGTAGGACTCCCCAATGTCGGAAAATCAACCACGTTTAATGCGCTGACTAAAGCGCAAAATGCAGAATCTGCAAACTATCCTTTTTGTACCATCGAGCCTAATAAAGCCGTTGTTCCAGTTCCAGATCCAAGACTTGAAGAGCTGGCAAAGATCGTCAACCCTGAACGTATTCAGCACTCAACGGTCGATTTTGTCGACATCGCAGGACTTGTAAAAGGTGCGAGTGCAGGCGAGGGGCTTGGCAATCAATTCTTATCGAACATTCGTGAAGTCGAAGTTATTTTACACATGGTACGTTGTTTTGAAGATGAAAACATCACGCACGTTGAAAACAGTATCAATCCGCTTCGTGACATCGAAATCATCGAAAGCGAACTCATTTTTGCGGACGTTCAACAACTCGATAAAAAACTCGATCGTCTGAAACGCCAAGCGAAAGTGGACAAATCTGCCGCAGGTATTGCTGAGATCGCCGAAGCACTTCGCGCGCACCTTGATGAGATCAAACCGGTCAGTACGTTTGCACGTCGTGAGGATGAAAATTTCCAAATCCTAGATAAAGAGCTACGTTTTCTCTCCAATAAAACCATCATTTACGGCGCAAACGTTGATGAAGCAGGGCTTTTAGAAGAGAATGATTTTGTCAAAGCGGTCAAAGAACATGCCAAAGCAGTGGGTGCAGACGTTGTTGTTCTCTGTGCTAAAGTTGAAGAAGAGATGATCGCCCTTGAGGATGATGAAGCCGAAGAGTTCTTAAAAGAGCTTGGCATTGAAGAATCAGGACTTAAACAGATCATCCGCTTGGCGTTTGACAAACTAGGGCTTGCTTCATACTTCACCGCAGGTGTGAAAGAAGTTCGCGCGTGGACGATTGAAAAAGGGTGGAAAGCACCTAAGGCTGCCTCTGTGATTCACAACGATTTTGAAAAAGGATTCATCCGTGCCGAAGTCATTGGTTACAACGATTTTATCGCGTACAAAGGTGAGACTGGCTCCAAAGAGGCAGGTAAAATGCGCCTCGAAGGTAAAGAGTACGTCGTTCAAGATGGCGATGTAATGCACTTTAGATTTAACGTTTAG